The sequence below is a genomic window from Campylobacter ornithocola.
CAATGAAGATGTGCATTTTGCTGATACTGTAAAAGGATCAGATTGGGGTTGTGATCAAGAAGTTGCAAGAATGTTTGCACAAACTGCTCCAAAAGCTGTACGTGAACTTGCTGCTTGGGGTGTGCCTTGGACTAGGGTTACAAAAGGACCTAGAACTGTAGTTATCAATGCTCAAAAAACTACCATCGAAGAAAAAGAAGAAGCACATGGTTTAATTAATGCAAGAGACTTTGGTGGTACTAAAAAATGGAGAACATGTTACATCGCTGATGCAACAGGGCATTGTATGTTATATGGTGTTGCAAATGAAGCAATTAAACATCAAGTTAAAATCATCGACAGGATGGAAGCGGTAAGAATTATCCATGATGGTAAAAAATGTCTAGGGGCTATTGCTAGAGATTTAACTAATGGAGAATTAATTGCTTATGTTGCTAGAGGAACTATGATTGCAACAGGTGGTTATGGTAGAATTTATAAACAAACTACAAATGCTGTTATTTGTGAAGGTACAGGAGCTGCTATCGCACTTGAAACTGGACTTTGCAGACTTTCAAATATGGAAGCAGTACAATTTCACCCAACTCCAATTGTACCAAGTGGTATCTTACTAACTGAAGGTTGTAGGGGTGATGGTGGTATCTTAAGAGATGTTGATGGTTACCGCTTTATGCCTGATTATGAACCTGAGAAAAAAGAACTTGCAAGTAGAGACGTTGTAAGTCGTAGAATGATGGAGCATATTAGAAAAGGAAAAGGTGTAAAAAGCCCTTATGGAGATCACTTATGGCTTGATATTTCAATTCTTGGTCGTGCTCATGTTGAAAAAAATCTTCGTGATGTTCAAGATATCTGTAAAACATTTAATGGTATTGATCCTGCTGATGAGGGTCCAAAAGGTTGGGCACCAGTTTTACCTATGCAACATTATTCAATGGGTGGTATTAGAACTAAACCAACCGGTGAAAGTCAATGGTTAAATGGTCTTTTTGCATGCGGTGAAGCAGCTTGCTGGGATATGCATGGATTTAATCGTTTAGGTGGAAATTCATGTTCAGAAACTGTTGTTGCAGGTATGATTGTAGGGGATTATTTTGCACAATATTGTAAAGAAAATGGTAATGATATTGATACAAATATAGTTAAATCTTTCCTTTCTAAAGAGTATGATTATTTAAAATCTCTTGTAAGCAAAGAAGGAAAACATGATGTATTTGAAATCAAAAACAGAATGAAAGACATTATGTGGGAAAAAGTAGCTATTTTTAGAACAGGCCAAGGTCTTGAAGAGGCTGTTAAAGAATTAGAAGAGTTATATCAAAAATCACTTGATTTAAAAGTACACGATAAAGAATTAAAATGTGCGAATCCAGAACTTGAAGAAGCTTATAGGGTTCCAAGAATGCTAAAAATTGCTTTATGTGTTGCTTATGGAGCACTTTTAAGAACAGAAAGCCGTGGAGCTCATTATAGAGAAGATTATCCAAAAAGAGATGACTTAAACTGGATGAAAAGAACAAATACTTACTGGGTAGAAGGTGAAAGTATGCCTAGAGTTGAGTATGAAGATCTTGACATTATGAAAATGGAAATTCCACCTGCATTTAGAGGTTATGGTGCTAAAGGAAATATTATTGAAAACCCATTAAGCGAGAAACGCCAAGCTGAAGTTGATGCTATCCGTGAAAAAATGGAAGCAGAGGGCAAAGGAAGATATGAAATTCAACATGCTTTAATGCCTTATGAATTACAAGCTAAATTTAAAGCACCAAATCAAAGAATAGGAGTTGATTATGAGTAGAAAATTAACAATAAGAGCATTTAAATACAATCCATTAAGTAAAATTTCTAAGCCTCATTTTGTTACTTATGAGCTTGAAGAAACTCCATTTATGACCATTTTTGTGTGCTTAACTCAAATCAGAGAAAAAATGGATGCAGATTTGAGTTTTGACTTTGTATGTAGAGCAGGAATTTGTGGAAGTTGTGCTATGATGATCAATGGTAAACCAAAACTTGCTTGTAAAACATTGACAAAAGATTATCCAGATGGCGTTATAGAGCTTATGCCTTTACCAGCATTTAGACACATCAAAGATTTAAGTGTTAATACAGGTGAATGGTTTGATGGTATGTGTAAACGTGTTGAGAGTTGGGTACATAATGAAAAAGAAACAGACATTTCTAAACTTGAAGAGCGTATTGAGCCAGAAGTTGCTGATGAGACTTTCGAGCTTGATCGTTGTATAGAGTGTGGAATTTGTGTTGCTTCTTGTGCGACTAAGTTAATGAGACCTGACTTTATCGCAGCTACTGGACTTTTAAGAACAGCTAGATATTTACAAGATCCACATGATCATAGAACCATAGAAGATTTTTATGAATTAGTGGGTGATGATGATGGTGTGTTTGGATGTATGTCTTTACTTGCATGTGAAGATAATTGTCCAAAAGAACTACCTTTACAAAGCAAAATCGCTTATATGAGAAGACAGCTTGTCGCTCAAAGAAACAAATAATCCTAGCCCCCAAGAAAAGGGGGCTCTTAAAACCTTACTAAAACAAATTTGGCAAAATCATAATGTTTATCTTGACACAAATACACTTTTTGATGAAAGTTTAATTGATACTCAAAAAGCAGCAATTATTTTAAGTACTAATCTTGATAATTATGAAAGATTTGGTGCTTTAAATGAATTTAAAAGTTTAATGAAAAGTTTAAACTTACGCTTAGATCTTTATGGTATACAGTATGCACAGGTTTGTTTTATTAATGCTTTAAATTTGGGAATTTTAGATAAAAATGAGCTTTTAAAAGCCTTAGAAGAACTTCAAAAAATTACTAATAATTCTTTAATTTATACCTTTATATCTAGGCAAAAAGTTATTCAAAAAGATTACAAGCAAGAAGTTAAAAACTCACATCAAACACTAGATCTTATTAATCAAAACTTACAAGAGCTTTGTGAAGATGAAAAAGTTCAAAAACTCTTACAAGAAGCTTTGGTTAAATTTAGTAATATTGATTTTTCTATCGCAGTAACGGGTGTGGTAAATGCAGGTAAATCAAGTATGCTAAATGCACTTTTAAAAAAAGATTTTCTAGGTGTATCTAATGTACCTGAAACTGCAAATTTGAGTGTTTTAAAATATGGCAAAGAACAAAAAGCTAAGATATATTTTTGGAGTGAAGAAGAATGGCAAGATATTTTAAAAAGCTCTAAAGATAATCAAGACATGCAAGAGCTTATAAAACAACTTGAACAAAATTTTAATCTAAATGAGTATATTGAAAAAGAAAATAAAAATATAGAAATAAAAATTGAAGAATTAAAAAATTACACTAGTGCAAAAAATAAAATTTCAGCACTTATTAAAAAAATAGAGCTTTTTGCATCGCTTGATTTTTTAAAAGATAATGTTTGTATAGTTGATACTCCAGGACTTGATGATATGATCATCCAAAGAGAGCTTTTAACAAAAGCTTATATAAGCAAAGCTGACTTTTTAATCCACCTTATGAATGCTTCTCAAAGTCTTAGTCAAAAAGATTGTGATTTTATTATAGAATGTTTGCTAACTTCAAGAGTAAGTAAGCTTTTGATTGTACTTACTAAAGCTGATTTACTTAGTCAAAAAGACTTGCAAGAAGTGATTAGTTATACTAAAAATAAGCTCAAAGAAAATTTAGCACAAAAGCAGCTTAGCCAAGAATTATTAGATAATGTAGATTTTGTGTGTATTTCTTCAAAACTAGCTAATGATTTTTATCAAAAAAGAGGTGGAAATTTAGAACAAAGTAATATTTTAACACTAGAAGAACTTATAGCTAAAAGCTTATATGATAAAAACAAAATTGCTCTAAGTGCTTATAAAAAAGAATTATTATTACATTTAGAAAAAATAGAAGAAAAAATTAAATTTTCTAATAAAATGCTAAATTATGAAAGCTTTGAGCTTGATAAGCAAAATCAAACTATTATCAATGATTTTAAAACAAAAAAAGAAAAATTAACGCAAGTAAAAGCAGAGTTAAGTGCTATTTTTAACAAAAAAGATGAAAATACTCAAGAAATTCTAACGCTTTTGTATTTACTAGCTAAGAAATTAAAAGAAAAACTTATAGATGAGCTAAAATATAATCAAAATAATAAAATCAAAAATAACACTCAAAGATTAAATACTATCATCGATACGACTTTAAAAGATGGAATTTTTGATCTTTTAAGAGAGTTAAAACAGCAAAGTGAGTATAAGATCAATGAGCTTAAAACCACACTAAGCGTGAAATATGATTTTTTAAAAGCTATTTTAGAGCAAAATTGTGATGATTTTAAAAGTAAGGTTGAAGCAAAAATAGAAGGTATTTTCACTAATGATCTTTTTATGACACTAAAAGCAGAGCTTTTAAAAAATTTAGAGTCCACTCAAGATATTTATAAACTAGAAAGTTTTTTAGAAAATCAAATTTTAGAAAAATTACAAACATTTAATATAGAAAAAATTGCCCTAGATTTAAAAAATAATCAAGAATTTTTTGCTAATTTGGAGCTTAGTTTAAATTTATACGAAAAAGAGCAAGAAGATCAAATCAAAGACTTAAAAGACCTGATTTTACAAATAGAACAAAATGAACAAAATTCCAAAGAGCTCTTAGAAAAAAATAATATAAAATTACAAAGTTTAAAGACTATAAAAACGGAGCTTTTAAATGCAAAATGATTTGATTAATGATTTTTTAAAAGCTTATGAAAATGCTTATTGTAAAAGTTTTGATGATAGTTTTGAAGGAAAAATTCTAGCAATCAAAAATGCATTTTTAGAACCAAGTTTGCATTTAAATGATGTATTTTTAAAAGATCTTGAAATGATTATAGCCAGCTATAAAAGAGCCATTAATGTGGCTATTATAGGGCAATTTTCCAGTGGTAAATCCACGCTTTTAAATTTGATTTTACAAAAAGAATGCCTGCCAACAGGTGTGGTGCCAGTGACTTTTAAGCCTACTTTTTTACGCTATGCTAAGGAGTATTTTTTAAGAGTTGAATATGAAGATGGCAGTGATGAGATTGTTGATATAGATGAGCTTGTTAAATTTAGCGATCAAAGAAATGAGTTAAAAGAAACTAAAAGCTTACACCTTTTTGCACCTATTGAGCTTTTAAAAGATATCACGCTTATAGACACCCCGGGTCTAAACGCAAACACCACTGATACACTAACTACTTTTAAAGAGCTTTCTTTTATGCATAGTGCTATTTGGCTTAGTTTGATTGATAATGCAGGTAAAAAAAGCGAAGAAGATGCTATAAAAGCAAATACCAAGCTTTTAGAGCGTGGCGGTATTTGCGTGCTAAATCAAAAAGATAAGTTAAGTCAAGATGAGCTAGAAAATGTTTTAAATTATGCTCATTTAGTTTTTGATAAGTATTTTGAAAAAATCATCGCAATTTCATGTAAAGAAGCAAAATTTGATTTGCAAAAGTCAAATTTACCTTTACTTTATGAGTATTTAAAAGAGCTTGATTATGAGTGTATTAAAAAAGATTTTATTAAAGAAAAACTTAGTAATTTATGCGAGCTTTTGTCAAATCAATATGATTTGTTTCAAAATGCACTAGAGCAATTAGAGCTTAAATTTAATGCTATCTTACAAACCTTTGAAGCAAGCAAGCTAGAGCAGAAAATCAAAATTTTAAATCATAATTGTTTGGATAAATTAAAGCTTGTTGGAGAAAAAATTTCTCAAGAAATTTTAAAATTTATCAAAGAAAAAGATAGTAGCTATTATAAAGAAGCTAAGGGTTTATTTAAGAAAAATCTTTATGAAAAAGTCGCTTATAAAGCTCCGTATCTTTCAAGCGATGATGCATTTTTGGCTATGTTTTATAATTCTGAAGTAATGAATAAGGAATTTAAAAAATTAAAAAATGAAATCACTTTAGAATTTAGTCAAATCAAAGATGATTTTTCCTTATTTTTTACTATTTTAGAAGAGCAAATTTTGCTTTTTAAAGCTCAATTTTCAAATTTACAAAAAGAAAATGCCTTAGAAAGTGAAAAAGAATTTGCTAGTTTTAGAAGCTTTGCTAGTGCTAGCGAGGAGCTTTTTTTAAAAGATTTTAAGCAATTATTATTTAAAAGCCAACTTGAACTTGATTTATTTTTAGAAAAGCTTAATCTAAAAGCTTTAGCAAATTATGAAAGTGCTACTAAGCTTACTTTGGGATTTTTTAGTGCTAAAATGAATGCGAGTAAAGAATTTTACGAGCTTGATAGCACTGAGTTTAGCTTGTATCATCCAAAAGCAAGTGAAGTTCACCAAAGAGTATTAACCGAACTTAATGTATATGAATTTGAAGATTTGCTTTTAAATAAGCCTGTAGTTTTAAAAATTTATAAAAATTATATGCAAAGCTTTGTTGATTTTGCAGAAGCTAAAAGGCAGATTATTTTGAATTTAAAAAGTGAATTTGATGCTAAAAAATCAATGATTTCTAGCATCAAATCTCAAATTTCTAAGCTTTAAAAATTTTTTCTAAGTGCGTTTTGTAATTTGTGAAATATTCTTGCACTTGAGGATTTTTAATCACATCATTACAAATAAAAGTAGGTAGTGCTTTCATACCCAGAAATTGATTTGCCTTATGTAAATGTAAATATACTCCATCTACACCTACACCTTCAAAAAACTGCTCTTTATCAGTAAAAGCTTGTATTGGAGCATTCCAGGTAAGAGAAAGCATATATTTTTTATCTTGTAAAAGTCCACCGCTTCCATATTTTTTATTTACATCATTTCTACTTCTTCCATCACTTGTATAAAGTTTTCCATGACCTGCTGTGAAAACATCATCAATATATTTTTTCACTATCCAAGGCTCTCCCATCCACCAACCAGGCATTTGCCAAATCAAAACATCGGCATTTAGAATTTTTTCTACCTCATCTTCTATGATATAGCCTTGATCTATGTGTGTTTGTTGGGTTTGTAAGCCAAGTTCTTGTAAGGTTTTAAGTGCAACTTCATGCAAGCTTGTATTTAGTCTTCCTTTAGAGTGTCCAAAGTCTTTTGCACCATTTAATAACAATATTTTTTTCATACCCATCCTTTGTATTTTAGAAATTATAATTTTAACTATAATTTTATGTCAATACTGAGATTTATGTAAGATACTATATTATAGTAAAGTTTAAAAAGTAATTATGTTACTTTTTATAGTTTATTTTTTGAAAATCATACAAAAATTATATTATTTTTTTTATTTAAGATCAGATTAAAAAAGTAAGGAATAGAATGGATATAAGTTGATATTGTCAATAAAAAGGAGGAGAATATGCAAGATAATGTTATCGATCGTAGAAATTTTTTCAAATTAAGTCTTTTGAGTGGTGGTGTGGTCGCTGTTAGCACCATAAGTGGTGGAGCTATATTACATGCTACGGAATTAACTCATGTACATAAGAAAACACAAGAAAGTTCAAATAAAATAAGAGGAAAAATGTTTTTTCAAGTGCAGACTGATTTTGATAATCTAAGTGCAGCGTGTGAGAGAATTTATCCAAAAGATGAGCAAGGAGAGGGTGCTATAGGTTTAGGTGTGCCTTATTTTATTGATAATCAATTGGCTTCAGCTTATGGCTATAATGATAGAGAATACCTACAAGGACCATTCATAGAAGGAATTGCCGAGCAAGGTTATCAAACTCCAATGAGGCGTAATGAGATTTTTTTAGAGGGTGTTAAAGCTTTAGAAGCAATATCTCAAAAGCGTTACAAAAAAACTTTTTCATCTTTAAAAGGAGTTGAGCAAGATAAAATTTTGGTTGATTTGGAAAAAAACAAAATTGATTTCATAGGATTTAAATCTTCTGAATTTTTTACTTTTTTAAGGGATATGACAATAGCTGGAGTTTTGTCTGATCCAATTTATGGCGGCAATGATAATAAAAATGGATGGAGAATGATGCAATATCCTGGTGCTCAAATGAGTTATATTGACAAGATCACAAGTGATGAGTTTTTTGACATAGAGCCTATGAGCTTAGCTGATATGGAAGGATAGATTATGGCGGAAGTATTAAAAAAAGTAGATGTGGTAACAGTAGGGGCTGGTTGGACAGGTGGTATAGTTGCAGCAGAACTTACCAAGGCTGGCTTGAATGTACTGAGCTTAGAGCGTGGTATGATGCAAACTACGGAAAATTTTGCAATGATTCACGATGAGTGGAGATATGGTATTAACTATGGTTTAATGCAAGATTGCTCAAAAGATACAGTAACTTTTCGCCATAATGTTAATGGTTTAGCCTTACCATATAGAAAAATGGGATCTTTTTTACTTGGAAGTAATGTTGGCGGTGCAGGGGTTCATTGGAATGGTTGGACCTTTAGGTTTTTACCTTATGATTTTGAGATTAAAACAAAAAGTTTTGAAAGATATGGTAATAAATTAGGTAATGATTATACCTTACAAGATTGGGGTTTAACCTATAAAGACATGGAGTCTTATTATGACAAGTTTGAAAAAACCTGTGGAATTTGTGGAGAAGAAAACCCACTTGCTGAAAAAATGGGTTTGTTTAGATCAAGTCCTTATCCACAAGAACCTTTAGAAAATACTAAAATGCTTAAACGCTTCGAAAAAGCTGCAAAAGAAATGAAATTACATCCATTTAGATTACCTGCGGCTAATTCAAAAGGTGGTTATACTAATCCAGATGGTCAAGATCTAGCCCCATGTCAATATTGTGCTTATTGTGAGCGTTTTGGTTGTGAGTATGGTGCTAAGGCTAGTCCTATTAATACTGTCATACCTAAAGCCATGAGCACAGGAAAATATACTATAAGAACTCATAGTAATGTTATAGAAATATTAAAAAAAGATGGCAAAGCTACAGGAGTTAGGTTTGTAGATACTAGAACTATGAAAGAGTATATTCAGCCAGCAGATATTGTAGTGCTTACAAGTTATATGTTTAACAATGCTAAGCTTTTAATGGTAAGTGATATAGGTGAGCAATATGATCCAAATACAGGCAAAGGAACTTTAGGTAAAAACTATTGTTATCAAATCAATATGGGAACAACAGCGTTTTTTGATGAGCAATTTAATACATATATGGGTTCAGGTGCTTTGGGTACAACTTGTGATGATTATAATGGGGATAATTTTGACCACTCAAAAGAGAAGTTTTTGCATGGAGCTATGATTTATAGTGTGCAACTTGGAAATCGTCCTATTCAATCAGCTCCAGTGCCAAAAGGGACTCCAAATTGGGGAGCTAAATTTAAAAAAGCTTTAAATTATAATTTTACAAGAGCTATTACAGTAGGAGGACAAGGAGCATCTTTGCCACACAAAAGCAATTATTTGAGTTTAGATCCAACCTATAAAGATGCTTTTGGAATGCCACTAATAAGACTTACTTATAATTTTACAGAGCAAGATCGTGCTTTGCATAAATTTATAACAGATAAAACAGCTGAAGTAGCTAAAAAAATGCAAGGAGTGAGATCGATTAAAAAAGGAGCATACTTGAAAGATTATAGTGTAGTGCCTTATCAATCTACGCATAATACAGGCGGAACTACAATGGGTGCTGATCCTCAAACAAGTGTTGTTAATACTTACTTACAACATTGGGATATGGATAATCTTTTTGTTGTTGGTGCAGGAAATTTTCAGCACAATAGTGGATATAATCCTACTGATACAGTTGGAGCTTTGGCTTACCGTTGTGCAGAGGGTATTTTAAAATATCATAAAAATGATAGACAATTAGTATAGATATACTTGAAGCATTTTGCTTCAAGTATTATTTTTCGCTACTATCTTTTTCTTTTTTCTTTTTCCACAAATGAAGCGCAGCTCCACATGCACCACCAACAATAGCGGCAATGATAAGATTTGTGATAAAATCCATAATTTTCCTTTTTAAAAATTGTTTTTGTTTTGATAAAAAACGATTTTGGATTATAATATAAAAAGCATAATACTATATTAAAGGAAAGTATATGGAAGAAAAGTGTGATTTTACAGAATGCGGGTTTAATTATACATTATCTTTGATTTCGGGTAAGTATAAGATGAGTGTTTTGTATTGTTTATTTCGCTATGAAGTAGTAAGATATAATGAACTTAAAAGATATCTTGGCAATATTTCTTTTAAGACTTTAACGCACACTTTAAGAGAGCTTGAAAATGATGATTTAATCACACGTAAAGAATACCCACAAATCCCTCCAAAAGTAGAATACCGCCTTGCTAAAAAAGGTCAAAGTTTAATTCCTATTTTACAAGCAATGTGTGATTGGGGTGAGATAAATCAAAAGGAAGAAAAATGATAGAATTATTAGATGGTATAAATTTAGAAAAATACATGGGCACATGGTTAGAAATGGCTAGAAAACCTGCCTTTTTTCAAAAAACTTGCAAAAGCGCTAAGGCAGAATATGAGCTAGAGTATGAAGGCTCTACACCTATAATTAAAGTCAAAAATATATGCACTAAAGAAAATGGAGAAATCTCTCAAGCAAATGGCAAAGCAAGGGTAAAATCTCCAAGGACTTTGGCGGTTAAATTTAGTATTTTTATGAATGTTTTTAACAAACCAAATTATGAGATTGTTTACATTGATACAAATTATCAAGTTTCTATCGTAGGTAGTCCTGATAAAAAATATTTATGGATTTTATCAAGACAAATTTTAGCAAAAGAGCAAATAAACTCTTTGCTTGAAATAGCCAAGCAAAGAGGTTTTGATATAAGTGATGTGATTTTTGATGAGTATTAATCTTCTGTGCTCATATCGATTACATAGCGGAATTTGGCTTTTCCTGAAGTGAGATTTTCATAAGCTTTGTCAATCTCGCTTGGTTTGATGAGTTCAATTTCAGGATAAATTCCATGTTCTAAAGAAAAATCAAGCATTTCTTGAGTTTCTTTAATACCACCAATAAGCGAACCATATACTTTTTTACCTGCTTTAAATACAAAATGAATAATGTTAATGCTAGGACTTACTTCATGTGGAGGTAATCCTACTATAGCCATTTCACCACCAAATTTTAGTAAATCCATATAAGCTAGCGGATCATAAGGGGTTGGTATGGTGGAGATGATGAGGTCAAATCTTTCTTTTACTACACTTTTATCAGTACTAGTATAAAAATTACTTACACCCATAGCTAGAGCTTCTGCTTTTTTGTTTTCATTTCTTGCAAAAACACTTACTTTTGCACCCATTTTCACAGCATATTTTACTGCCATCATACCAAGCCCACCAAATCCTGCTATAGCTACGCTTGAGCCTTCTTTGATATTTGAAAATTTAAGCGGTGAATAGGTAGTAATGCCTGCACAAAGTAAAGGTGCTACTTTTTCAAGTGGAGCATTTTTTGGTACATTGATAGCAAATTTTTCACTTACTACGATGTTGTTTGAGTAGCCTCCATAGGTGTTTTCATTGTCATGAAATACATCTTTGCAGTTATAAGTAAATATGGTTTTGCCATTTTCGCAAAATTGTTCTTGAGATTTTTTGCATGCTTCACACTCTCCACATGAATTTACCATGCACCCAACTCCAGCTAAATCGCCTACTTTAAATTTACTCACATTTTCACCTACCGCGATAACTTCACCTGCTATCTCATGTCCGGGTACACAAGGATAGGTTGCTTCACCCCATTCGCTTCTTGCGGTGTGAATGTCACTATGGCAAATTCCTGCGTATTTGATAGCGATTAAGATATCATTTTTGCCTATTTTATGGCGTGTAAATTCAAAAGGTGTGAATTTAGAATCTTTGCTAAGCATAGCATAACCTTTGCTTTTAACACGACCATTTTCTAAAAAGATTTTTGAGTCCATTTTCTCTCCTTTGTGGTTTTTAAAATTATAAACTAATTAAGGTAAATTAAATTAGGGTTTTATGGATTTATCTATTTTGTTTCAATTTTTGCATATAAACTATAAATTTCTATTATATGTTAAGATCTTTATGTTAATTGGTAATTTTTTATACTTTATAACGTATTTTCGTACTTTATATATGTTTTTATCTACAAAAGGAAGTAAAAATTTACTTCCTAAAAGTTATTATACTGAGAAGAAAATTTAGCAAGTTTTGTATATAGAAAAGCTTAGAAAATTTTTTCTAAAATACTAAATTTATGTTAAAAATCATTTTAAGCTTGCTTTTTATTGAAAATCAGGTTGTTATTAATAAAAATTATAATTATTTTCCTACCCTTTCAGCTGCTTCACCCTTATAACGATCGCCTTTAATTTCTATCT
It includes:
- the rrpA gene encoding MarR family transcription factor RrpA gives rise to the protein MEEKCDFTECGFNYTLSLISGKYKMSVLYCLFRYEVVRYNELKRYLGNISFKTLTHTLRELENDDLITRKEYPQIPPKVEYRLAKKGQSLIPILQAMCDWGEINQKEEK
- a CDS encoding lipocalin family protein, whose protein sequence is MIELLDGINLEKYMGTWLEMARKPAFFQKTCKSAKAEYELEYEGSTPIIKVKNICTKENGEISQANGKARVKSPRTLAVKFSIFMNVFNKPNYEIVYIDTNYQVSIVGSPDKKYLWILSRQILAKEQINSLLEIAKQRGFDISDVIFDEY
- a CDS encoding NAD(P)-dependent alcohol dehydrogenase is translated as MDSKIFLENGRVKSKGYAMLSKDSKFTPFEFTRHKIGKNDILIAIKYAGICHSDIHTARSEWGEATYPCVPGHEIAGEVIAVGENVSKFKVGDLAGVGCMVNSCGECEACKKSQEQFCENGKTIFTYNCKDVFHDNENTYGGYSNNIVVSEKFAINVPKNAPLEKVAPLLCAGITTYSPLKFSNIKEGSSVAIAGFGGLGMMAVKYAVKMGAKVSVFARNENKKAEALAMGVSNFYTSTDKSVVKERFDLIISTIPTPYDPLAYMDLLKFGGEMAIVGLPPHEVSPSINIIHFVFKAGKKVYGSLIGGIKETQEMLDFSLEHGIYPEIELIKPSEIDKAYENLTSGKAKFRYVIDMSTED